The genomic DNA TCCTCTCTGGCAATCACATCAATCGGGCCTGTTGCTCCTCCATAGGCGTACTTCACCGCATTCGTCAGAAGCTCCGTCACTACCAGCGCCAGAACCACAGCCTCATTAGTCGGCACCAGCACCTGCCCAGCATGCACTTTAATGTGCTCGGCCCACGCTTTGCCCCAAGCTTCCAGCAGTCCTTCCCGCAGCTCCTCCAGGTAGGAGCCAAAGTCGATGCTCTGGATCTGGTCCGACCGCCACAGGCGCTGATGGACGGTGCTCACCGCCATGATGCGCCGGGTCGCCTCCTCAAACTGCGCTTTGACTTGCGCGTCAGAGGTTTGCCGCGCCTGAAGCTGGAGCATCGAGTTGACGAGCTGAAGGCTGTTCTGGACGCGGTGGTGAACCTCCTGCATCAGCAGGTCCTTTTGGCTGAGCAGCGCCTCTTTGTCAGCGAGTGAGCGCCGAAGCTGCACATTCAGCTCCTTCAGGGTGGCCTGCTGGCTCAGATCAAGCACCGCGCGGCGCAGCCTAGCGACCGCTTCGATCTCAGCCAGTGACCAGGCCCGGGACTGGTGCCGCACCGTCTCCTTCCAGGTCTCGAACGAACTGCGCGGCGAGAGCTGGCCCATGCCGCCCCCTGGCTCGGCTGGCTTATGGGGATTGCCGGCCCAGTTGATCGTCTCGATGTGCTCGGCCCGAAACCAGAGCAGGACAACCGGCTCCTCGCGCGACATCACCGTCGCCAGCACGCCGCTGGCCTGCTCGGCATAGGCCGCGGCAGGGCTATAATGGCGAACAAGGCTGTTCGTAGCATAGGGGCGAGACGAATCGTGTTGAAGCAGCCAGTCCGCCAGCGCGCGGGTCTCGGCCTCGGATGGGGCGTGGCCTGCCTGGCTCACCCGATCCCGGACCACAACGGCGGCTCCGTCGCAGGGCACAAGCTTCGTCAATGGCGCGATAGCATCGAGCAAGCCCTGCTCGATCGATGCGGCTTGTACGAGCGCCTCAAGATACTTCTCACGAACAGTGGTTAGGCGGGCCGTCTGCCGGTGCAGCTCGGCATCCTCGCGTGCCTTGATCTGCTGGCTCAGGATCTGCCCCACGTGCTTACAGCTCTCGCGCAGCTCGCAGGGCACGAGCTTGGGCGAGGCGTGATGGCAGGCAATGAGGCCCCACAGGGCGCCGTCCACGACAAGCGACACCGACATGGACGCGGCCACGCCCATGTTCTTGAGGTACTGCACGTGAATGGGCGAGACGCTGCGGAGCGAACAGTCGCTCATGTCGAGCGGCTTGCCGGTTGCAGGATTGAGCGGTGGCACGAGAGGATCTGGCCGGTAGTCCACGTCCGGGATGACCCGGATGAGGTTCTGGAGGTACAGCGCCCGGGCCTGCTTCGGGATGTCCGAGGCGGGATAGCGGTGGTTGAGGAACGGATCCAGGTTGTCGGCCTTGGCCTCCGCCACCACGGCCCCGGAGCCGTCGTCGAGAAAGCGGTAGATCATCACCCGATCGAAACCGGTGAGGCGGCGAAACTCTCGGCTGGCAACCTGGATGAGCCGAGCCAAGTTGGGAGCAGCATCGAGTTCGGCGCTGATCCGGCGCACCGTGGCCAACGTCTGGGCTGCGGTCTCGGGATGCGGCGTGCTGGGTTCGAGTTCAAGGATGAGAACCCCGTCGCGCTGGTGAGCAGTCACATCCAGGTGCCTGCACGGATCGGCAGGGGCAGAGATGGCTCCGAGATACAGCGGCTCCGTCAATGGCATGCCCGCCGAGCGGATCAGGTGGACCACCTGCCCACCAAGGACCGCCTCGGCATGCTCGCCAGGAAGCCGGTCGACCACACGTCCGACAGCGCCTCTGGTCTCACCGGCCGCCTGGTGGACGA from Microvirga mediterraneensis includes the following:
- a CDS encoding histidine kinase dimerization/phosphoacceptor domain -containing protein; this translates as MSQPTPSLDLTSCDREPIHVPGSIQPHGILLSLDPETLIVHQAAGETRGAVGRVVDRLPGEHAEAVLGGQVVHLIRSAGMPLTEPLYLGAISAPADPCRHLDVTAHQRDGVLILELEPSTPHPETAAQTLATVRRISAELDAAPNLARLIQVASREFRRLTGFDRVMIYRFLDDGSGAVVAEAKADNLDPFLNHRYPASDIPKQARALYLQNLIRVIPDVDYRPDPLVPPLNPATGKPLDMSDCSLRSVSPIHVQYLKNMGVAASMSVSLVVDGALWGLIACHHASPKLVPCELRESCKHVGQILSQQIKAREDAELHRQTARLTTVREKYLEALVQAASIEQGLLDAIAPLTKLVPCDGAAVVVRDRVSQAGHAPSEAETRALADWLLQHDSSRPYATNSLVRHYSPAAAYAEQASGVLATVMSREEPVVLLWFRAEHIETINWAGNPHKPAEPGGGMGQLSPRSSFETWKETVRHQSRAWSLAEIEAVARLRRAVLDLSQQATLKELNVQLRRSLADKEALLSQKDLLMQEVHHRVQNSLQLVNSMLQLQARQTSDAQVKAQFEEATRRIMAVSTVHQRLWRSDQIQSIDFGSYLEELREGLLEAWGKAWAEHIKVHAGQVLVPTNEAVVLALVVTELLTNAVKYAYGGATGPIDVIAREDVQKVLRVTVQDQGMGMPPKVTPKSGLGSRLVRSLIGQLGGELEVESQSTGTKFILTVPLAARANQ